One window from the genome of Spirosoma rhododendri encodes:
- a CDS encoding SDR family NAD(P)-dependent oxidoreductase translates to MRFKDKVCIITGATSGIGRATAERIGEEGGKVVVVGRADDRGHEVVKYIEDKGSEAFFADIDLSELDSIQTVVKEALDRWGKIDILVNDAAMMTFDPIVDLSLEDWEKVQTVNMRSVFLLCKLTIPHINGGAIVNVSSVHAFQTTANVVPYAASKGAMEAFTRGLSLENDIKKVRVNCVAPGAVDTPMLWDNPNVKSGKEKITGAVGKPEDIASAICYLASDEACFINGTTLAVDGGRLAQL, encoded by the coding sequence ATGCGATTTAAAGATAAAGTCTGCATCATAACCGGTGCAACATCGGGGATAGGCCGGGCTACGGCCGAGCGAATAGGGGAAGAAGGGGGAAAAGTGGTTGTGGTGGGCCGTGCCGACGACCGGGGGCACGAAGTGGTAAAGTACATTGAAGACAAAGGCAGTGAAGCGTTCTTCGCTGACATCGACCTGAGCGAACTCGATTCGATTCAGACCGTCGTAAAAGAAGCGCTGGACCGCTGGGGGAAGATCGATATTCTGGTCAATGACGCAGCTATGATGACTTTTGACCCCATTGTCGACCTGTCGCTTGAGGACTGGGAGAAGGTACAGACGGTGAATATGCGGTCGGTGTTTCTGCTCTGCAAACTGACCATTCCGCACATCAATGGTGGGGCTATTGTCAACGTCAGTTCAGTGCACGCGTTTCAGACTACGGCCAACGTTGTGCCGTATGCCGCCAGCAAAGGGGCGATGGAAGCATTTACGCGTGGACTCTCGCTGGAAAACGACATCAAGAAAGTACGGGTCAACTGCGTAGCGCCCGGTGCTGTCGACACGCCGATGCTATGGGATAACCCGAACGTGAAGAGCGGTAAAGAGAAAATTACGGGTGCGGTCGGTAAGCCGGAAGACATTGCGTCAGCGATCTGCTACCTGGCCTCCGACGAAGCCTGTTTTATCAACGGCACAACCCTCGCCGTCGACGGTGGTCGGCTGGCGCAGTTGTAA
- the tilS gene encoding tRNA lysidine(34) synthetase TilS, producing MFEQDFLGFINDNKLVDTTGRTLLAVSGGLDSTVMANLFSCVNLPFAIAHVNFGLRGTDSDEDARFVEQLAGQYGVPFHLTRFDTAQWAAEQGVSIQMAARDLRYQWFGSIRQQYSYSRVATAHHLNDVLETMLLNLTRGTGLAGLHGIAVRQEHAQVGTLIRPLLFAHRDQLVTYAQANGLTHREDRSNADDYYARNRIRHHVIPTLTGLNPGLWQTLPRTVERLRAAEQLMQLELTRSWRQLTQTEPDGTIRVPIRQLMELDEGVFRLTEWLRPFGFTPEQVRQIWATLEREPGGTFDSATYRIVRERQWLLLSLLKVTPLTGYKSDLQIIGSGAVISLGDCSVRVDVIERSAEFVPDAELSVAWLDADRLAEPLTLRIWQHGDRFRPLGLAGTKLVSDLLNDLKLEQRDRAQTLVLLSGHDIAWVVGRRIAHRFRVRPDTRRLVRLTQIQGSGPAERPPL from the coding sequence ATGTTTGAGCAGGATTTTTTAGGATTTATTAACGACAACAAATTGGTCGACACAACGGGCCGCACACTGCTTGCCGTGAGCGGTGGGCTGGATTCGACGGTCATGGCCAACCTGTTCAGTTGTGTGAATCTCCCCTTTGCCATCGCGCACGTCAACTTCGGTCTGCGCGGCACCGACTCTGACGAGGATGCCCGTTTTGTCGAACAGCTTGCCGGGCAGTACGGCGTCCCGTTTCACCTGACCCGCTTCGACACGGCGCAATGGGCGGCTGAGCAAGGGGTATCGATTCAGATGGCTGCCCGCGACCTTCGATACCAGTGGTTCGGCTCCATTCGGCAGCAGTACAGCTATAGTCGCGTTGCGACGGCGCACCATTTGAACGACGTGCTGGAAACGATGCTGCTCAACCTGACACGGGGCACCGGACTAGCGGGGCTGCATGGTATAGCCGTTCGGCAGGAGCACGCACAGGTGGGCACGCTGATCCGACCATTGCTGTTTGCTCACCGGGATCAGCTGGTGACTTACGCGCAGGCGAACGGGTTAACCCACCGTGAAGATCGCTCGAATGCCGATGATTATTACGCGCGCAATCGCATTCGTCATCACGTCATACCTACATTGACCGGGCTGAATCCGGGCCTGTGGCAGACGCTGCCGCGTACCGTCGAACGGCTACGGGCGGCCGAACAACTGATGCAGCTTGAACTTACCCGGTCGTGGCGGCAACTGACCCAGACAGAGCCGGACGGAACGATTCGCGTACCGATCAGGCAGTTGATGGAGCTGGACGAGGGCGTGTTTCGACTGACGGAGTGGCTGCGTCCGTTCGGATTTACCCCCGAACAGGTCCGGCAAATCTGGGCCACGCTGGAGCGCGAGCCGGGTGGTACGTTTGATTCAGCGACGTATCGCATCGTCCGGGAACGACAATGGTTGCTACTGTCTTTGTTGAAGGTAACACCGTTAACAGGCTATAAATCAGATTTACAAATTATCGGATCCGGCGCTGTGATTAGCCTGGGTGACTGTTCTGTGCGGGTAGATGTGATCGAGCGTTCGGCAGAGTTTGTTCCCGATGCTGAACTATCCGTCGCCTGGCTCGACGCTGACCGGCTTGCTGAGCCGCTCACGTTGCGCATCTGGCAGCATGGCGACCGCTTTCGGCCCCTGGGACTGGCGGGTACCAAACTGGTCAGCGACCTGCTGAACGATCTGAAGCTTGAACAGCGCGACCGGGCACAGACGCTGGTACTTTTATCCGGGCACGACATAGCCTGGGTCGTGGGTCGGCGGATTGCACACCGATTTCGCGTTCGGCCAGACACGCGCCGACTGGTTCGGCTGACCCAAATACAGGGGAGTGGCCCCGCAGAAAGACCACCTTTATAA
- a CDS encoding OmpA family protein, translating into MNRFLRFVLLIGLGFGWVNGYAQSARLRAANRQFDNLSYVNAVRGYEEYLRTDRKKEPAETREALIKLAYSYRKLEDTRNAERIYADLVKEYTDLDSEIYLYYAQSLAANGKYRESQKYYSQYGEKQSQDLRGRRFTVSYMDMSRFYQDSSSTRISSLPINSRQADFSPMYYKNGLVFVSARDESGAVKRVFSWNQTPFLDLYFHPDTVQLRTAPVETTRNPGTAVLGGGNDPSVATPDATTAEMQTLTKTQIFSRTLNTKYHEGPMTFTRDQTTIVFTRNNGSKGKAGKSSDGVRKLKLYTSVNRNGKWVDIQEVPFNSAEYSVGHPAFAPDDSKLYFVSDMPGGYGGTDIYVVEYNNGQWGTPVNMGKDINTEGNEMFPYVDTDGNLYFSSDGHEGLGGLDVFLAELKDGVAYRGVRNVGAPINSDKDDFGYITDRTHTTGYFSSNRKKGISDDDIYSFRRVCKQLDILVYDKKTGAPIDMADVRILRNGTNQELRVTNAEGRTDLCLDANTEYEFRAVKDGYALNSVRFSTLTQSPKPELSVSIYLTKSENTLVRGIVKTEVNQKPAQGVKVTLRNDKDKSEQSVVTGPDGGYEFNTKANAPYTITAQKDQYATKKAQYGKTKRTGRAVTDSIGLYGVGDVFQLKNIYYDLDKFFIRADAARELDHVLALLKEYPKMKIELRSHTDARSSDAYNMRLSENRARAAMDYLVARGIAAGRLSAHGYGESEIVNGCVDGVACAEAEHQKNRRTEFKILAVE; encoded by the coding sequence ATGAATCGATTTTTACGCTTTGTTCTGCTAATCGGGTTGGGGTTTGGCTGGGTCAACGGCTACGCGCAAAGCGCGCGGCTGCGAGCCGCCAACCGACAGTTCGACAATCTGAGCTATGTCAATGCGGTACGGGGTTATGAGGAGTACTTACGCACAGACCGCAAAAAAGAGCCCGCTGAAACCCGTGAGGCTCTCATAAAACTGGCTTACAGCTATCGGAAGCTGGAGGACACCCGCAACGCCGAGCGGATTTACGCCGATCTGGTGAAAGAGTACACCGACCTCGACAGCGAGATTTACCTGTACTACGCGCAGTCGCTGGCGGCCAACGGCAAGTACCGGGAGTCGCAGAAATATTACAGTCAATACGGCGAAAAGCAAAGTCAGGACCTGCGGGGACGTCGATTTACGGTGTCGTACATGGACATGAGCCGGTTTTATCAGGATTCATCGTCGACCCGGATCAGCAGCTTGCCCATCAACTCCCGGCAGGCCGATTTTAGCCCGATGTATTACAAAAACGGGCTGGTGTTCGTATCCGCACGCGACGAATCGGGCGCCGTGAAGCGGGTGTTTAGCTGGAATCAGACCCCATTTCTGGATCTGTATTTCCACCCCGACACGGTGCAGCTGCGCACTGCTCCCGTCGAAACGACCCGCAACCCCGGTACGGCCGTACTGGGCGGGGGTAACGACCCCAGTGTGGCGACGCCGGATGCGACAACGGCTGAGATGCAAACGCTGACTAAAACGCAGATTTTCAGCCGGACGCTCAATACGAAGTACCATGAGGGGCCAATGACCTTCACGCGTGACCAGACAACGATCGTTTTTACGCGCAACAACGGGAGCAAGGGCAAGGCCGGTAAGAGTTCCGACGGGGTGCGTAAACTAAAACTCTACACGTCGGTCAACCGCAACGGCAAGTGGGTCGACATTCAGGAAGTGCCGTTCAACAGTGCTGAATACTCGGTTGGTCACCCTGCTTTTGCGCCCGACGACAGCAAACTGTACTTTGTTTCGGACATGCCGGGCGGCTACGGTGGCACCGATATTTACGTGGTCGAGTACAACAACGGGCAGTGGGGCACTCCTGTTAACATGGGAAAGGACATCAACACCGAGGGTAATGAGATGTTTCCGTACGTTGACACAGACGGGAACCTGTATTTCTCGTCGGACGGCCACGAAGGACTCGGTGGGCTGGATGTGTTTTTGGCTGAACTGAAGGACGGGGTAGCCTACCGGGGCGTCCGTAACGTGGGTGCGCCCATCAACTCTGACAAAGACGATTTTGGCTATATCACCGACCGGACCCATACGACCGGCTATTTCAGCAGTAACCGTAAAAAGGGTATCAGTGATGACGATATTTATTCGTTCCGGCGCGTCTGCAAGCAACTCGATATCCTCGTCTACGATAAAAAAACGGGGGCACCCATCGACATGGCCGACGTTCGGATTCTGCGTAACGGCACCAACCAGGAATTGCGCGTAACCAACGCAGAGGGCCGCACCGACCTGTGCCTGGATGCCAACACGGAGTATGAGTTCCGGGCGGTCAAAGACGGTTACGCGCTCAACAGCGTACGATTCTCCACGCTGACACAGTCGCCCAAGCCGGAGTTGAGCGTGTCGATCTACCTGACAAAGAGCGAGAATACGCTGGTACGGGGTATTGTCAAAACTGAAGTAAACCAGAAGCCGGCGCAGGGGGTGAAAGTGACCTTACGCAACGATAAAGACAAGAGCGAACAAAGTGTGGTGACGGGCCCCGACGGCGGTTACGAGTTCAACACAAAGGCCAACGCACCTTACACAATCACCGCTCAGAAAGACCAGTATGCAACCAAGAAAGCCCAGTACGGCAAAACAAAGCGCACTGGCCGGGCGGTTACCGATTCGATTGGCCTGTACGGGGTAGGTGACGTGTTCCAGCTGAAAAATATCTATTACGATCTGGATAAGTTCTTTATCCGGGCCGATGCTGCTCGCGAACTCGATCACGTCCTGGCATTGCTGAAGGAATATCCAAAGATGAAAATCGAACTGCGCTCGCATACCGATGCCCGTTCTTCCGACGCTTATAACATGCGTCTGTCGGAAAACCGGGCGCGGGCGGCAATGGATTATCTGGTGGCGCGGGGTATCGCGGCCGGTCGTCTATCGGCCCACGGATACGGCGAAAGTGAGATTGTCAACGGCTGCGTGGATGGGGTGGCCTGCGCGGAAGCCGAGCACCAGAAAAACCGTCGTACCGAATTCAAGATACTGGCCGTCGAGTAA